Sequence from the Pseudopipra pipra isolate bDixPip1 chromosome 16, bDixPip1.hap1, whole genome shotgun sequence genome:
GGCATGGGGAAGGTTGAGGATTTCTGAGCTTTTCCTCTTGCTCTGCAATTGCTGTGTCTGTGTCCAGGGACGTCTGTTTTCCTATATCCACTCCCCCAGCTCTTATCTGCAAGGTCCCTAATGCACATAGCAGGGCATGGCATGGCCTTTAGATGCAAACAGAGCTGGATCTCTGGAGTTAATGTCTCTCTCTTTTGCCATGGAAGAAGTAAAATGCAGAGGGACACAACTCCTCTGTTAAATTAAGTGACTCCATTTTCCTGAGGCTGATGTCTCTGTGCCTCCTTGGCCAAGACAACATATTGCTGTCCTTTTTAAGATCCACATGTGTCTAGGGAAGCGGGGTTTGGAAAAGGCTCCTGTATCACATCTGCTTGGCAGCCACTTGATGCAGCCTCTATTGCTAATCCAGAAATTGTTTTGCTGCCTTATGGGAATTCTTGAAGgatatttatttcagtgaagTGAAACCCAAAAAGTATGTCCTttaggcagcagctgcagcattgAGGGTCCAAGAAATGCCTGGAGATTAAGGAATTTGgtaggaaatggaaaaaaccctccacCATAGGTGTATAGGCACATACATGTGCATGTTTACACATACATAGGTGTGAAGGGGGAAGCACAGGAACTGCAACCATTACATTTACAGTTGTGCCTTCTTTGATTTTGCTTCTCCAGAGGTACAGGACAGTGCTCTCTCCAGACCCAAGGGCAGGCTCTGCAGCATCAGCAGTTCCCATGCAGGAGTTTCTACGTGGGCATCTCCAGTTCTGCTTGCTGTGACTTTCCAGGCTGCCAAGGAGACGTGAGGCTCTGCCGGGGACCTGCCAGCCTTGTGTGATGAGCAGCCACTTGCCAGGACTCACACCAAGCTTCCCGGgacactgagctgctgcttggcATCCTGACCGCTTCTGAttccttgctgtgctgctggcagggtgGGATTGATGTCCAGTTTGGGACGCTGGGCAGGGACAAGCCCGTCACCATCCTCTGTGCCCTTGGCAGGCTGGGGGACCAAGCTGGACCCCTCACTCTAAGGGGGCTCTGTGTAGCGAGGGATGGGTTTGGGGCTGTCCATATTCATCCTGGTGGGAAGAGCCACCTCCTTTCCATCTGGGAACTGTGTCACTGCTGGAAGCTGGAAATGGCACCACATGCACCACAGGCCAgagccagcagcctggcagcagggcagtAGCTGAGCCTGAGCACCATCCCCCAGGGCTTGGAGCTGCCTGGGGGGCTGCCGGAGTCCCCAGCACAGGCGTGCCCCAGGGATGtaggagctgggagcaggaggggccCTGCAGCCATGGGCCGGCTGGACGACCATGCCAAGAGGAGGATCGTGGAGCTGCgccgggctgggctgagctTCCGCAAGATCAAGAAGGTGCTGGAGCTGGACGACATCCGGGTGACGCCGCAGGCCGTGTACCTCTTCCTCAAGAGGAAGAGCgtggagctggggctggcagcaccTGGCTGGGACAGGGACCAGCCCTGGCCTCCACTGCAGGGGCACgaggctgagccccccaggcTGCTGGGCACCCGGCCCCCTGCAGTGCCCCTGGGGGATCCCACAGGCAGCCAGGACACCAAGGAGAGCATCCAGATGGTTAGTGTGGCCTCCCTCTGCAAGGACGGTGGGCAGCTCGGGGACACCCTGCCCGTGGGGCCGGCCCCTGGGAATGGTAAGGCCTGGCTCCCTAATGGGGGCACCATGGCCACCCCCTGTaagtgctgggctggggaaaGGGCCCCATTCCCCACTGGGGAGCCCCCAAGAGCCTCCTTTTGAGGCATTTCTCTCTATATCCCTTGCAGGTGACGACAGCTCCACAGGCACCCTCTTGGCTCCGGGGAGCTGCCCCGCTCTGAGGGTCTTGGCCACCCCCCACCAGCCACTGCCCAGCCGAGGGCGGCTGGTCACACCTCACACCAGGAACCCAGCCCTGGTGGTGAAGAAGACAACTGTAGACAGGGCTGTTCTCTGGCAGAAAAAGGTAGGATGGCAGGATGGGGGAGCCCATCTGTTCCATCCAGGAGCCGGTGTGGAGCTGCCATctgggcagctctgcacagcGCCCTGCTGCATCCACACCATGTGCTGGGACAGGCTGTTGGGTGTGGAAGGCTCCCAAAAATGCCCCCCAGCCTCTGTAGGCTGCTTTCCCTAGCAATGCTTGACTGTGGCACTTGGTGAGCGTATCTGGGTAGCCCCTCTGGGGGGGCTGAGGCTGTGGGCTTGCTGCCCACCCACCTGCAGCCAGCACTCACTGCTGCCCTTGGCGGATGCTGGCCATGGAGATGCCAGTCGCTGCCAGCCTTGGCCTCCAACCTGCAGCTCACAGACCTCTCTTTAAGGCCTAGTGTCAGTACCAGCTCAGGAGATTCTCCCAGCCACCCAAGAACACCAGCAGCTGAGTGGCTTGGTGCCACACCAGGAGATGAAGGGCTGTGGACACTCCAGGACAGAGTGACACAGTCAGGATGGCCACCTTCCATTTGCCATAATCCCTAACATGTACCCCCCTGCCTTGCCTTGCTACAAGACCCCCAGGATGTGGCCACACATATGTTGTCTCAGCAGGTCCTTGTCCTTGTGGCCATCCTGCCACCATGGTGGGCACACAGCCACCTGGCCAGCCCCATGGccatgcccagctctgctggcagcagtggtgACCATGGGACAAACCTCCATGACACAGCAGTCCCCAcaccagccccaggcaggtgccAGTGTGGCTGTGTGGCTGCCCCAATGCTCTTGCCCCTCCGGAGCATCTCTAACCTCCAGAGGCTTCACTGATGGGCAGTGCTGTTGCCACATGGAGGGTGGTAGGATGCTGGCACTTGCCTTTCTGGCCATGACATGCTGGGAACAAAAGAGCCGTGAGTCAGGCTGGGCCTTCATCCATGACCCTGTCTCTGCTCAGAGAGAGCAAAAGCCTTCTCCAGCCCACTCAGATATTTGCCAAGAGCCCTTGCCAGCTGCTTGAGAGGCTACCCTGGCATTCAAAACCAGCATGTGATCCCTCACGGGGAGCAGAACAGCCCTTTGCCTCAGGGTGCAGTACAAGAAATGGAAGGGTTAGAAAGCAAAGGCCACGAAATGCTgttcctgtccctgcagagagCAAACACAAGCCTGGCTGTAGTGTGGGCAGCCGCACTGCTGTCTGGCAGCATCCTGGCTCAACACATGCTGACAGGACACTTGGCACCAGGGACTCCGGAGTGGGGTGGGGATGAAGTGCAGCTCATGCTAAGGTCTAGAGGTCTGCAACAACATGATGGCTTTCCCTGAGAGCTTTTCTCTGAGCCTTGCAGCTAGTGCAGAATAAATCTTTCTCTTGTTAAATGCCATCAAAGGGGCAGCTGCTAATGTTTCACCTTCCCTACTCAGGTCAAAGATGCCAGCACTCAGACTGCCCTGCCGAACGCCGTGGGTCCAGAAAATCACCAACTTGCTTGGGGTGTGCCAGtgcccccctctgctcccagttCCCAAGCCATTGCTGAGAAGCTGGACACTGTGCAGATGGAGGTGCAGAGGCTGAGCCAGGCCCTGCACgtggtgctggagcagcagtgccGCCTGGAGCGCCAGCAGGAGCACCAGCAGcggctgcagcaggaggtgcTGATGAcgctgcagcagctcagctccacaGTGAGCCAcggggctgtgccagccaaCCAGCCCCGCGGCCCCTTCAGCAGCATGGCCGAGCCCTCGCCCACCCTGCCCAACTTCAGCCAGTTCAAGATGGAGCTGATGTGAGCTCCCGCAGTGCCGGTGCGCTCCAGTGCTGTGCTGATGGAGCCGGGAGGAAGAACCACCTCTCAGAGGCTGCCCGAGGATTACGTGCAGCACCCAGCAGAGAAGGTCCCTGGTGTTCTCAGCCCTGCtgactggaaggggctgcctgGCACAAGGGGCTGGGCAGTGGAAGGCTGAGGCTTCACTCCTGTGCTGCTcatcctggctggtgctggagctggctggcGGCCCCCTAAGAGGGAcacagcagggaggtgggactcAAAGGAAACATGAGGCTTCCTGCTCATGAGGGTCAATCATGAGTGCTGTGATGGTCAATCACAGGAACACCTCCTGTCCTCCCTCTGCAGAACGTTGTTCAGTAAAAACCTATTTACATCATGATTCAGATCCAGTGGTGGGATCTCTGTCTGCATTTTCCCTTGCTCCAGCAGTGAGTAGGCTGGGTCTGTCTGGGTCACTAGCACCATGGGTGGAACTGCACAGGGTGCTCAAACCCACAAGGTGAGACCAGCACTCCACACATGAAGGGTGTTACTGGAACCTGGCATCAGCTGCTGCACCATTAGGGATGTGGAGGAAACAATCTTTTACTGAGCAGGTTCCACCCTCCTCACCCCACATTCTCAACAGATCCAGAatctggcactgctgctgcccactGTCTGGCAGGACTACACCTGGGCAGGAGCTGATGAACTGGGTGTTCATCTCTCCTCCAACCCCTTTTTCTGGGCAGGACTGTGATCCACAGCAGCAAGGGCTGTCCCTGGACCaggctgctggtgctgcagagctgctcaagcagagcagagcacgaTGCTGAGAACTCCTTGCCTGGACCAGAAAGGCTCAGGGAGGCTGATGTACCCTAGCTGCAGCAGTTAAGTCCAGAGAGACCAGATCTGGCTTTACCTGTCATGGAAAGGTCTGATGGGGGTGGCCTTGGCTCATCACCCGGCAGTGAATCCTGAGAGGAGACAGGGCATGTCCTTCCTCCACATCAGCCAAGCAGTCTTCCGTGTCCAGGCACCACACTTAGCACAACCTGTGCCTAGAAGTCCCCAGCCTGTTTCTTTGGTCTCCTGGAGTCTGAGGTTAAAATTAAGAAGGGTAAGAAACAATTCGGGTATTtctatgcacacacacaccaatGTAGGTGTATGTGTACACCTGGGCATTTTgcaggtctgtgcagcagccCCACTGGGTGGGGGAGCTgaacagcccctctgcccccctgaGACACATCCCTGGCCCCAGGGCTGTCAgagccagctgtgcccaggagcATTAGAAGTCTGCTGCGATCTCCCCGCACTCATTCATTTCGATGTTGGTGTAATTTTGAGGACGTCTGAAAAACAACAGATGGAGAAAAACACAAGGTCAGTTGCTCTGCTCTTTTGCACAAGGCAGTAATCTGCACCTCAGCTTTGCACTGGAAAAGGAGAGGCTAGATGGGCagccctcagcagcacagcGTTTACTAAGATCTCTGTCAATGTTTCGGAGAAAAACAGGAGCAGAACAGCTGTTTCCCCAAATCTGATGAGTTTGGAtgacctccctgcagcccttggCCAGTTGAGGTCAGACATGGGAAGGTTTCGAGCCCATGCAACAGTACCAGCACAGACACCAGGAACCTGCTGCCTTCTTGTGCTGTGGGGCCACATCCATGTGAGGTGGACAGATCAAGAATGCACCCAACCCTCCAGCTGCTTAAAATCAGGGCTGCTGATCACAGCAGCCCCAAGGGGGGGACATCTGTGATCTTTTCTAGTTGAGTGCCAGCTGCAGTGCATCACATCCTTCAGCTATGGCTGCAAACACCCAGGCTGGTGAGTGAGCCTGTGGTCCCATTGTCATGGCCACCTGGGCTGATACCAGGGCACAAGTGCCTCCTCACAAACATTAGGAGGCAGCTGTAACTCCAGAGAATGACGCTGACAGTGATTCCATGAAAGAACAGGCCCTGATGGAGAGGTGCCCCTGAGCCACCCTGCCTCAAAACGCCACCCCAtctgccctgccccacagcccttcGTGTGCTGTTCTTGGGTCACAGAGGACAGACAAGCCCCCCACgcctcctgcctccccccacGGACCTGGCCCAGTGCTGCTCTCCCTTCTCATCGATGGTCACTATCAAAAAGGTCCCCATTCCCTTTCAGGCACAGTTCATGGCCAAAATTGCTCTCAACATAGAGCCAGCAGGCTCTCACTCCTGCCCAGCCTGCAAAGGACAAGGAACGCTTCTCTCCCCAAAGCCACCCCCACGAGGTGCCCAATTTCCACCATCTCTCCCTATTTCAGTTAAAGGCgggaggaaagaggaggaacGCTCAGGTTGTGTCTCTGTCCAGGGGCGGGCGTGAGACGGAAGGAAACCCACCAGGAATGGGAGAAACAGCGGGAAAAAGAATTGACAAATCTCCCCAAAGCCGGGCAGGAGCCCGGcaggctgggagggcaggggcgGGACTCCCGAGGGGAAGGGGCAGCGGCCGGAGGGGGGTGAGAAGGGATGGCCATGGGGATGGGGACGGGAGAAGCCCCGTCCCTCGGGGGCCCCGCTCGCCCCGCGCACTCACCGCTCGCCGCCCGGGGCCGGTCCGGGaagggcggggcggggggaggagagggagaaggagcaggaggaggagtaggagaaggaggaggagggggaaccGTTCAcgggctccatccccagggtgaATTCACTCGTTCGCCTGTCCCAGAAGATCCCGCAGCGGCTTCTCCCAGCTCTTCTCCCGAGCTGGGgtagatggatggatggacagacggATGGACGGATGCACTCGCATCCCAGAAAGCCCACTGTATCCTGGCTACGTCCCCATGGCTGGCAGGGCAAGGGAgaggattctgcccctctgctccactctgATGAATTctcacctgcagagctgcctccagctcgggggtccctgcacaggaaggacatggaactgctggagcgagtccagaggaggtcacggagatgctccgagggctggagcccctctgctctggagccaggctgggacagctgggggtgttcacctggagaagagaaggctcccgggagacctgagagctccttccagggcctaaGGGGTtccaaaagagctggagagggactttggacaagggcctggagtgacaggacaagggggaatggctttaaactgaaaagggGGAGATTTGCATTAggtattgggaagaaattgttggctgtgagggtggtgaggccctggcacaggttgcccagagaagctgtggctgccccatccctgaaagtgtccaaggccaggttggatggggcttggagcagcctgggatagtggaaggtgttcctgcccacggCAAGAGAGTGGAATGAGTgttaaggtctcttccaacccaaactatccTGTGATTCTACGGATGGGTGGACAAAGGGATGTTCAATGGTTTCATATCCATTCCCTCACCCTCCTGGACTCCCCAGCCAGGACTAGCACAGCTGTGCTGTAGGACACTGTGTCTGTCCTTGCACCAGCCTCAGAGACTGAACCAGTAGCTGGAGGGTGGGCCCTGCATGGTGATGCCATGGCcgtgcccagcctgcccagagCTTTCCCATGGACAGATCCCTGCAGTCTCCATGAGCTactgtgctgtttctgctgtGCAGGATCCATGCCCAGCCCGTCTGGGTGCAGAGGGAGGAGCAAACACCTCTGCACATCTCCCAGCATGGGAGTCTGGGAGAGGGGGTCTTTAAGCCCCCTCAGGTTGCGCTGGGATCTCATTCCctggaagatggggaggagGCAGCCCTGgcctttctcttcttccccctccccatcaactcccaggtcctgctcccccAGATCTGCTTATGGGGCTGCCCAGCCCCTTTCCCTGGATCTCCACATGGGAAGATGTGTGTGGCTCCTGCCTCGCTCCGCTGGACATAAGGACTGTGGCAGGAGGAGGTCCCGCAGATCTCACTCGGGGCTGGACTTGGTACCAAACACCCATTTgactctgcagctgctcctgcagctatCCTAGATCTGACTCCTGCTCGAGACTCAGCAGCCTGctgtctttctcttccttctcactgGAAACCAGAGCAAGGGGGGAGCTCTGCCAGAGGGGTCACATTTTCCCCAGGTTTTGCCAGCTGGGCTGAGGGGATCTGTGCCCCCACAGCCTCAGTGTCTTCATGGGATCCACAGCTATTCCTGGAGGAGAGGCTGTGTCACAAGACACAGCCCCTACAGTGCTCCTTGGAGTGTAAAACAGTACAAGGGCATCTGcccccagggagggaggagcaggatgagctttcccagtgcccccagtgcagCCCCAGGCAGTGTGTGTGACTGCAGAATGGTGCTGGGGCAGTTCCCACCCAGACTTGAGCAAAATGAACTGGAGCACACGGAGCTGAGTGCCGGCTCTGAGTGCTCTGTGGGACTTCTCCATGACAGAGCAGTGAAGCCAATAATCCTTCTGAGATTGTTTATTCAGTTGAACTATCACATTTTGGGGTCATTGTGATTTTGCAATCATGAGGCTCTGGAATTACAAAGggtgaaggaaaggaaacacCCTTACTCCTTACTCATCCCTTGCTGGATCCATGTGGTGCAGTCAGGACTCAGTAACTTCCTGTCATGCTTGTAATGGGTCCCAGACCTGCTCAGGTCCCTGGGGGCTCCCACTCACTTCACCCTCTGCTCACAGACTCACATCCTGATGTGAGCTTCCGGAGCCCCAGGAAGCTCCTTCCTCCCATCTGTGCCTTTTCCATGCACATCATGGCTCAGCAGCCTGTGGGGAAGCATAGCCAGGTGGGATTTGGAAACAGACCAAACATCCTGCCACGAGGTGAAAGGAGTCTCTTTGGAgcctgaggggctgctgctcatGGAACGAGCAGGGACTGGTGGGGGAGATCTGGGCCCCCAGAGGGAAGAAGTTCAGGGGTGATGGGCATGACCTCCTGTCCATGACCACTGTGCTCAGGCACGTGGTGACGCCATGATTCCCTTTGTGTCCTGTGTGGCTGGGAGGTGTGCCTGTGgtgccaggcagctctgggccATGGAGGCACCAGGAGGAAAGCTGCAGGTCTCACTGCTTTGGGGGTCCATGTCTGCTGGGTGGGCTAGGCACAATCATGGCTGTGCTCTCCAACCTCCAGTGAGcaccagggcagagctcagagggtcAAGCTTGTACAGCCTGTACAGCCCTGCCAAACCTTCACTAGGGCAACACATCTCACTGCTGGAATGTGCATCCTACCTGTGTCCTGAACCAGCTCTGCTGGTCAGGCTATTAAAGGCAGGAAACCCCAGGAAAATGCTGTATAGGGGTGGAGTTTTCTCATGGCAGAAATACCCCCTTAGCAGAAAAGCTGCTTTGTTCAGGTGCTGGACTGTGGCCAGCCCATTCCTGGGTCAGAAGGTCTTATTGTGGGAAGGTCAGAGACGGACGATCCGACTGCACGGGGGACAAGCAGGAGCACCTGATGGAGCTCCAAGAatgggggtcactgggggagctgaggggacCTGTGCAGGACCAGCTGGGGCAGAACCACCTCAGCTGTGACCATGGGTGACCTATCCTGCCggtgtgtccagaggagggcaatgaagatgaggaagggccctgaggggaagctgtgtgaggagcagctgagggcacatGGTGTGTTCATCTGGAGGAGaatgaggggagacctcactgcagttccaacttcctggggagggacagaggaggggcagggactgacctctgctctggggggaccagggacaggagccagggaatggcc
This genomic interval carries:
- the LOC135422871 gene encoding uncharacterized protein LOC135422871 — its product is MGRLDDHAKRRIVELRRAGLSFRKIKKVLELDDIRVTPQAVYLFLKRKSVELGLAAPGWDRDQPWPPLQGHEAEPPRLLGTRPPAVPLGDPTGSQDTKESIQMVSVASLCKDGGQLGDTLPVGPAPGNGDDSSTGTLLAPGSCPALRVLATPHQPLPSRGRLVTPHTRNPALVVKKTTVDRAVLWQKKVKDASTQTALPNAVGPENHQLAWGVPVPPSAPSSQAIAEKLDTVQMEVQRLSQALHVVLEQQCRLERQQEHQQRLQQEVLMTLQQLSSTVSHGAVPANQPRGPFSSMAEPSPTLPNFSQFKMELM